A single genomic interval of Syngnathoides biaculeatus isolate LvHL_M chromosome 1, ASM1980259v1, whole genome shotgun sequence harbors:
- the LOC133495493 gene encoding claspin isoform X3, which yields MSQVLSQQQAEVLPAVAPTVTDSDSDSGMGSPAEERMQKTTNNREEHPDSDEEDIKIRRKPRRNAIRESDSEEEEATMEEALVLAASSGEEMETDKKEEVQKSRRLSPLPNDKDSEPELDKDEQQQDTKKGAKSTKDQKKREKRRRHRDKREKCRKTVDKLKKKDIFSDLNEGTPLPGPLNDSGCLLGDPDLFDAGINEEEEESLGSIRAAVKQKMKKHEEHFLDDGEEGDEAEKPQRVERKSARASKEAMKQLHSETQRLVRESNLGLPYHIPEPKTISQFFKKRARPEGPAMALLKSRHYSAVMLEKPTPPLLPTNPISETQQLPAEQYSSPTLHDPCSQFKQLPDPAATSSPQAESLSQTREAGAESLEFEQDSVPMLHLSESLQESITADSSVKPIFDEETFVKQTEALHGVQEAEGRPRAAVQTPATSCTDPVSAEPTAQQDTKPKMDKLARLKKLGLEPPPVAKLCSSAGAFVLLEPASQNKGVQALKERYLRHIHAPVRPQGERAVQINIVRKDTTPSGKEELLADSFTVIVKEGQEEPVPTKPGGKLLTLKQRLQLAMAQRRQEERLRKAELNRLDNEDCEEEDEEAEMTDDDEEGVDDLLGGNDEDNAEQEEDGSVVQSIRSLSPVAPNAQSVTPDLINTDGTLILFPGNSCSRTGDGGRRSAAGQYGISKLEDDDSLSLMKDNSHNSSFELAGSMITSYQPVSHQRTGRGASNSNSNSLFRSPSPCLFRPSILSSASKSSGKLSEPSLSLCLPVEDSQDLYAPSSPVDSDPLGEVVTGPSALGGDSQGRFSLEDDAHSQLLDADGFLNVGQRPGAVQSHKRKLILDSLDENAMDANMGELLGLCSGVFGMAQSSSTDRAPPVAGESKAEELLGLCSGSFPETQATGKSLTDDSKERDQEEDTENTMDQLLGLCSGKFPSTGSSHMGSLAQEVSGQDVSPQNSKTTPQDEEEEDCEFRLLSDVEDEEGDEEDDDSDADENDEVEKEEMNAVFAPTLKKKKKMRLTDYVDSEAELSGSNDGSGDEDDEGGSEYEEEELLEDLPSDEALHDQVNKIHMKQIMDDDKRRLRLYQERYLADGDLHSDGPGRARRFRWKNIDDNFSTDRSGAEEEEEHEDDDDIDQIEIQRRKDRLEREQWLREQSQQKAKKVADLDEEDENIVEEDSQFMKLAKKLTAKTLQKKELPAAPPPQKMSTLNLFLGPSQVKRGSLLSQPQSVLTKLASISEGNPLAPRNSRGFLFQMLSPEKDCSARDASQHHTAKRAGNRGAVTPAPKRVCRQDTTARPDKGPQRSIFSFLEH from the exons ATGAGCCAGGTCCTTTCTCAACAACAG GCTGAAGTTCTCCCAGCTGTGGCTCCCACAGTAACTGATAGCGATTCGGACAGTGGAATGGGTTCTCCAGCAGAGGAGAGAATGCAGAAGACGACAAATAACAGAGAGGAGCATCCAG atTCTGACGAGGAAGACATTAAAATTCGTAGAAAGCCTCGCCGTAATGCAATCAGAGAGAGTGacagtgaagaggaggaggcgaccATGGAAGAAGCATTAGTATTGGCTGCTTCCAGTGGAGAGGAGATGGAAACTGATAAGAAAGAAGAGGTCCAAAAGAGCAGAAGGCTTTCTCCTCTCCCTAATGACAAAGACAGCGAACCTGAGCTAGATAAAGATGAGCAGCAGCAGGACACGAAGAAGGGTGCAAAATCAACGAAAGACCAGAAAAAGAGGGAGAAGAGACGGAGACACCGAGACAAAAGAGAGAAGTGTCGTAAAACCGTAgacaaattgaagaaaaaagatATATTCTCAGACCTGAATGAA GGTACGCCTCTCCCCGGTCCTCTTAATGACAGCGGCTGCTTGTTGGGTGACCCTGATCTCTTTGACGCTGGTatcaatgaggaggaggaggaatcgTTGGGTTCCATTCGAGCAGCTGtcaaacaaaagatgaaaaagcaCGAG GAACATTTCTTGGATGATGGAGAGGAAGGCGATGAAGCAGAAAAGCCGCAGCGTGTA GAGAGAAAATCTGCTCGCGCAAGTAAAGAGGCAATGAAGCAGCTCCACAGTGAGACTCAGAGGCTGGTCAGAG AGTCAAATCTTGGCCTGCCATACCACATTCCGGAGCCAAAGACCATCAGCCAGTTCTTTAAGAAGAGAGCCAGGCCCGAGGGCCCTGCCATGGCTCTCCTAAA ATCACGACATTATTCTGCAGTAATGTTGGAGAAACCGACGCCACCACTACTTCCGACCAACCCCATCAGTGAAACCCAGCAGCTGCCCGCAGAGCAGTACTCTTCTCCCACTCTGCACGATCCATGCTCTCAATTTAAACAGTTACCTGATCCTGCTGCCACGTCCTCGCCCCAAGCGGAGAGTCTGAGTCAGACACGAGAGGCCGGTGCTGAGAGTTTAGAATTTGAGCAAGATTCTGTTCCTATGCTTCATCTATCAGAGAGTCTGCAGGAGTCGATTACAGCAGATTCTTCAGTGAAACCTATATTTGATGAAGAGACTTTTGTGAAACAAACTGAAGCTCTACATGGTGTCCAGGAAGCAGAGGGTAGACCCAGAGCTGCGGTTCAGACTCCAGCTACATCTTGTACTGATCCTGTGTCTGCCGAGCCGACCGCACAGCAGGACACCAAGcccaaaatggacaaattagcaaGATTGAAGAAGCTTGGACTCGAGCCCCCACCTGTTGCCAAATTGTGTAGCAGCGCAGGAGCTTTTGTACTGCTTGAACCAGCTTCACAAAATAAAG GTGTTCAAGCTCTTAAGGAGCGGTACCTTCGTCACATCCATGCTCCGGTCCGACCGCAAGGAGAGCGTGCAGTGCAGATCAATATCGTCCGTAAAGACACCACCCCGTCTGGCAAAGAGGAGTTGCTTGCTGACTCTTTTACTGTCATtgttaaagaaggacaagagGAGCCTGTGCCAACAAAACCTG GAGGAAAACTCTTGACCCTGAAGCAGCGACTCCAACTTGCCATGGCGCAGCGGAGACAGGAGGAGCGGCTGCGCAAGGCCGAGTTGAATCGGCTCGATAATGAAGACTgcgaagaagaagatgaggaggcAGAAATGACAGATGACGACGAAGAG GGTGTTGATGACTTATTGGGGGGAAATGATGAAGACAATGCGGAACAAGAGGAGGATGGCAGTGTAGTCCAGAGTATCCGAAGTCTTTCTCCCGTGGCACCGAATGCCCAGTCAGTAACTCCAGACCTAATTAACACCGATGGAACACTCATACTCTTCCCTGGGAACTCCTGCTCTCGCACTGG TGATGGTGGTAGAAGATCTGCTGCAGGACAATACGGCATAAGTAAACTAG AAGATGATGACTCGCTGTCCCTTATGAAGGACAACAGCCACAACAGCAGTTTTGAGCTGGCTGGATCCATGATCACTTCTTACCAACCGGTCAGCCATCAACGTACAGGAAGAGGCGCTTCCAACTCCAACTCCAACTCCCTGTTCCGCTCACCTTCTCCATGCCTCTTCAGGCCCAGTATCCTCAGCTCTGCTTCCAAG AGCTCTGGTAAACTGTCCGAGCCCTCGCTCTCACTGTGCCTACCGGTTGAGGACTCCCAAGATTTGTATGCCCCTTCCTCCCCGGTGGACTCTGATCCCTTAGGTGAAGTAGTTACTGGGCCAAGTGCCCTCGGCGGAGACTCTCAAGGTCGCTTCTCTCTAGAAGACGATGCTCACTCCCAGTTGCTTGATGCTGACGGCTTCCTCAATGTGGGACAGCGACCTGGTGCCGTCCAATCACACAAGAGAAAATTGATCCTAGACAGTCTGGATGAAAATGCAATGGACGCCAACATGGGGGAGCTTTTAGGGTTGTGCTCGGGTGTTTTCGGGATGGCGCAGAGCAGCTCCACTGACAGAGCGCCACCAGTTGCTGGTGAATCAAAGGCGGAAGAACTTCTCGGACTATGCTCAGGTTCATTTCCAGAAACACAAGCCACGGGAAAATCTCTGACTGATGACAGTAAGGAGCGAGATCAGGAGGAAGACACTGAAAACACCATGGATCAACTACTTGGCTTGTGTTCTGGAAAATTTCCGAGCACTG gTTCTTCCCACATGGGTTCACTGGCACAAGAGGTGTCAGGACAAGATGTGTCACCACAAAATAG TAAAACGACACCAcaggatgaggaggaagaggactgTGAGTTTCGACTTCTGTCTGACGTG gaagatgaagaaggtgATGAGGAGGATGACGACTCAGATGCTGATGAGAATGATGAGGTTGAAAAGGAAGAGATGAATGCAGTGTTTGCACCAACtcttaagaagaaaaagaaaat GCGTCTTACCGACTACGTGGACTCCGAAGCGGAACTGTCAGGCAGCAACGACGGTAGTGGCGATGAGGACGACGAAGGAGGGAGCGAGTATGAAGAAGAGGAGCTTCTCGAGGATCTTCCCTCTGATGAAGCTCTACATGACCAGGTCAACAAGATCCACAT GAAGCAGATAATGGACGATGACAAACGACGTCTGAGGCTGTACCAAGAACGTTACCTCGCAGATGGCGATTTACATTCTGACGGCCCTGGAAGAGCTCGCCGCTTCCGCTGGAAAAATATAG ATGATAACTTTAGCACGGACAGAAGTGGtgctgaagaggaagaggagcatgaggatgatgatgacatAGATCAGATTGAGATCCAGAGAAGGAAGGATAGACTGGAGAGGGAACAGTGGCTTAGAGAACAG TCCCAACAGAAAGCCAAGAAAGTGGCAGATTTGGATGAGGAGGATGAGAATATTGTGGAGGAAGATAGTCAGTTTATGAAGTTGGCCAAGAAGTTGACTGCTAAGACTCTACAGAAGAAAG AGCTTCCTGCAGCGCCGCCGCCACAAAAGATGTCAACCCTCAACCTCTTCCTGGGTCCCTCACAG GTTAAAAGAGGTTCCCTGCTAAGTCAGCCTCAGTCTGTCCTGACGAAATTGGCATCCATATCTGAGGGAAACCCACTGGCACCCAGAAACAGTCGGGGATTCCTCTTTCAGATGTTATCTCCAGAGAAAGACTGCTCAGCTCGAGATGCCTCTCAGCATCAC
- the LOC133495493 gene encoding claspin isoform X2, which produces MSQVLSQQQVTAEVLPAVAPTVTDSDSDSGMGSPAEERMQKTTNNREEHPDSDEEDIKIRRKPRRNAIRESDSEEEEATMEEALVLAASSGEEMETDKKEEVQKSRRLSPLPNDKDSEPELDKDEQQQDTKKGAKSTKDQKKREKRRRHRDKREKCRKTVDKLKKKDIFSDLNEGTPLPGPLNDSGCLLGDPDLFDAGINEEEEESLGSIRAAVKQKMKKHEEHFLDDGEEGDEAEKPQRVERKSARASKEAMKQLHSETQRLVRESNLGLPYHIPEPKTISQFFKKRARPEGPAMALLKSRHYSAVMLEKPTPPLLPTNPISETQQLPAEQYSSPTLHDPCSQFKQLPDPAATSSPQAESLSQTREAGAESLEFEQDSVPMLHLSESLQESITADSSVKPIFDEETFVKQTEALHGVQEAEGRPRAAVQTPATSCTDPVSAEPTAQQDTKPKMDKLARLKKLGLEPPPVAKLCSSAGAFVLLEPASQNKGVQALKERYLRHIHAPVRPQGERAVQINIVRKDTTPSGKEELLADSFTVIVKEGQEEPVPTKPGGKLLTLKQRLQLAMAQRRQEERLRKAELNRLDNEDCEEEDEEAEMTDDDEEGVDDLLGGNDEDNAEQEEDGSVVQSIRSLSPVAPNAQSVTPDLINTDGTLILFPGNSCSRTGDGGRRSAAGQYGISKLDDDSLSLMKDNSHNSSFELAGSMITSYQPVSHQRTGRGASNSNSNSLFRSPSPCLFRPSILSSASKSSGKLSEPSLSLCLPVEDSQDLYAPSSPVDSDPLGEVVTGPSALGGDSQGRFSLEDDAHSQLLDADGFLNVGQRPGAVQSHKRKLILDSLDENAMDANMGELLGLCSGVFGMAQSSSTDRAPPVAGESKAEELLGLCSGSFPETQATGKSLTDDSKERDQEEDTENTMDQLLGLCSGKFPSTGSSHMGSLAQEVSGQDVSPQNSKTTPQDEEEEDCEFRLLSDVEDEEGDEEDDDSDADENDEVEKEEMNAVFAPTLKKKKKMRLTDYVDSEAELSGSNDGSGDEDDEGGSEYEEEELLEDLPSDEALHDQVNKIHMKQIMDDDKRRLRLYQERYLADGDLHSDGPGRARRFRWKNIDDNFSTDRSGAEEEEEHEDDDDIDQIEIQRRKDRLEREQWLREQSQQKAKKVADLDEEDENIVEEDSQFMKLAKKLTAKTLQKKELPAAPPPQKMSTLNLFLGPSQVKRGSLLSQPQSVLTKLASISEGNPLAPRNSRGFLFQMLSPEKDCSARDASQHHTAKRAGNRGAVTPAPKRVCRQDTTARPDKGPQRSIFSFLEH; this is translated from the exons ATGAGCCAGGTCCTTTCTCAACAACAGGTGACC GCTGAAGTTCTCCCAGCTGTGGCTCCCACAGTAACTGATAGCGATTCGGACAGTGGAATGGGTTCTCCAGCAGAGGAGAGAATGCAGAAGACGACAAATAACAGAGAGGAGCATCCAG atTCTGACGAGGAAGACATTAAAATTCGTAGAAAGCCTCGCCGTAATGCAATCAGAGAGAGTGacagtgaagaggaggaggcgaccATGGAAGAAGCATTAGTATTGGCTGCTTCCAGTGGAGAGGAGATGGAAACTGATAAGAAAGAAGAGGTCCAAAAGAGCAGAAGGCTTTCTCCTCTCCCTAATGACAAAGACAGCGAACCTGAGCTAGATAAAGATGAGCAGCAGCAGGACACGAAGAAGGGTGCAAAATCAACGAAAGACCAGAAAAAGAGGGAGAAGAGACGGAGACACCGAGACAAAAGAGAGAAGTGTCGTAAAACCGTAgacaaattgaagaaaaaagatATATTCTCAGACCTGAATGAA GGTACGCCTCTCCCCGGTCCTCTTAATGACAGCGGCTGCTTGTTGGGTGACCCTGATCTCTTTGACGCTGGTatcaatgaggaggaggaggaatcgTTGGGTTCCATTCGAGCAGCTGtcaaacaaaagatgaaaaagcaCGAG GAACATTTCTTGGATGATGGAGAGGAAGGCGATGAAGCAGAAAAGCCGCAGCGTGTA GAGAGAAAATCTGCTCGCGCAAGTAAAGAGGCAATGAAGCAGCTCCACAGTGAGACTCAGAGGCTGGTCAGAG AGTCAAATCTTGGCCTGCCATACCACATTCCGGAGCCAAAGACCATCAGCCAGTTCTTTAAGAAGAGAGCCAGGCCCGAGGGCCCTGCCATGGCTCTCCTAAA ATCACGACATTATTCTGCAGTAATGTTGGAGAAACCGACGCCACCACTACTTCCGACCAACCCCATCAGTGAAACCCAGCAGCTGCCCGCAGAGCAGTACTCTTCTCCCACTCTGCACGATCCATGCTCTCAATTTAAACAGTTACCTGATCCTGCTGCCACGTCCTCGCCCCAAGCGGAGAGTCTGAGTCAGACACGAGAGGCCGGTGCTGAGAGTTTAGAATTTGAGCAAGATTCTGTTCCTATGCTTCATCTATCAGAGAGTCTGCAGGAGTCGATTACAGCAGATTCTTCAGTGAAACCTATATTTGATGAAGAGACTTTTGTGAAACAAACTGAAGCTCTACATGGTGTCCAGGAAGCAGAGGGTAGACCCAGAGCTGCGGTTCAGACTCCAGCTACATCTTGTACTGATCCTGTGTCTGCCGAGCCGACCGCACAGCAGGACACCAAGcccaaaatggacaaattagcaaGATTGAAGAAGCTTGGACTCGAGCCCCCACCTGTTGCCAAATTGTGTAGCAGCGCAGGAGCTTTTGTACTGCTTGAACCAGCTTCACAAAATAAAG GTGTTCAAGCTCTTAAGGAGCGGTACCTTCGTCACATCCATGCTCCGGTCCGACCGCAAGGAGAGCGTGCAGTGCAGATCAATATCGTCCGTAAAGACACCACCCCGTCTGGCAAAGAGGAGTTGCTTGCTGACTCTTTTACTGTCATtgttaaagaaggacaagagGAGCCTGTGCCAACAAAACCTG GAGGAAAACTCTTGACCCTGAAGCAGCGACTCCAACTTGCCATGGCGCAGCGGAGACAGGAGGAGCGGCTGCGCAAGGCCGAGTTGAATCGGCTCGATAATGAAGACTgcgaagaagaagatgaggaggcAGAAATGACAGATGACGACGAAGAG GGTGTTGATGACTTATTGGGGGGAAATGATGAAGACAATGCGGAACAAGAGGAGGATGGCAGTGTAGTCCAGAGTATCCGAAGTCTTTCTCCCGTGGCACCGAATGCCCAGTCAGTAACTCCAGACCTAATTAACACCGATGGAACACTCATACTCTTCCCTGGGAACTCCTGCTCTCGCACTGG TGATGGTGGTAGAAGATCTGCTGCAGGACAATACGGCATAAGTAAACTAG ATGATGACTCGCTGTCCCTTATGAAGGACAACAGCCACAACAGCAGTTTTGAGCTGGCTGGATCCATGATCACTTCTTACCAACCGGTCAGCCATCAACGTACAGGAAGAGGCGCTTCCAACTCCAACTCCAACTCCCTGTTCCGCTCACCTTCTCCATGCCTCTTCAGGCCCAGTATCCTCAGCTCTGCTTCCAAG AGCTCTGGTAAACTGTCCGAGCCCTCGCTCTCACTGTGCCTACCGGTTGAGGACTCCCAAGATTTGTATGCCCCTTCCTCCCCGGTGGACTCTGATCCCTTAGGTGAAGTAGTTACTGGGCCAAGTGCCCTCGGCGGAGACTCTCAAGGTCGCTTCTCTCTAGAAGACGATGCTCACTCCCAGTTGCTTGATGCTGACGGCTTCCTCAATGTGGGACAGCGACCTGGTGCCGTCCAATCACACAAGAGAAAATTGATCCTAGACAGTCTGGATGAAAATGCAATGGACGCCAACATGGGGGAGCTTTTAGGGTTGTGCTCGGGTGTTTTCGGGATGGCGCAGAGCAGCTCCACTGACAGAGCGCCACCAGTTGCTGGTGAATCAAAGGCGGAAGAACTTCTCGGACTATGCTCAGGTTCATTTCCAGAAACACAAGCCACGGGAAAATCTCTGACTGATGACAGTAAGGAGCGAGATCAGGAGGAAGACACTGAAAACACCATGGATCAACTACTTGGCTTGTGTTCTGGAAAATTTCCGAGCACTG gTTCTTCCCACATGGGTTCACTGGCACAAGAGGTGTCAGGACAAGATGTGTCACCACAAAATAG TAAAACGACACCAcaggatgaggaggaagaggactgTGAGTTTCGACTTCTGTCTGACGTG gaagatgaagaaggtgATGAGGAGGATGACGACTCAGATGCTGATGAGAATGATGAGGTTGAAAAGGAAGAGATGAATGCAGTGTTTGCACCAACtcttaagaagaaaaagaaaat GCGTCTTACCGACTACGTGGACTCCGAAGCGGAACTGTCAGGCAGCAACGACGGTAGTGGCGATGAGGACGACGAAGGAGGGAGCGAGTATGAAGAAGAGGAGCTTCTCGAGGATCTTCCCTCTGATGAAGCTCTACATGACCAGGTCAACAAGATCCACAT GAAGCAGATAATGGACGATGACAAACGACGTCTGAGGCTGTACCAAGAACGTTACCTCGCAGATGGCGATTTACATTCTGACGGCCCTGGAAGAGCTCGCCGCTTCCGCTGGAAAAATATAG ATGATAACTTTAGCACGGACAGAAGTGGtgctgaagaggaagaggagcatgaggatgatgatgacatAGATCAGATTGAGATCCAGAGAAGGAAGGATAGACTGGAGAGGGAACAGTGGCTTAGAGAACAG TCCCAACAGAAAGCCAAGAAAGTGGCAGATTTGGATGAGGAGGATGAGAATATTGTGGAGGAAGATAGTCAGTTTATGAAGTTGGCCAAGAAGTTGACTGCTAAGACTCTACAGAAGAAAG AGCTTCCTGCAGCGCCGCCGCCACAAAAGATGTCAACCCTCAACCTCTTCCTGGGTCCCTCACAG GTTAAAAGAGGTTCCCTGCTAAGTCAGCCTCAGTCTGTCCTGACGAAATTGGCATCCATATCTGAGGGAAACCCACTGGCACCCAGAAACAGTCGGGGATTCCTCTTTCAGATGTTATCTCCAGAGAAAGACTGCTCAGCTCGAGATGCCTCTCAGCATCAC